Within the Pseudonocardia alni genome, the region GTCCCACACCGCGTTCACGGCGGTCTCGACGGTGCCGGCGAGTACGGCGCGCGCGGCGGGCACGTCGTCGGGGACGACGGTGACCGCGTCGGTGGGCACCACGAACCGGCTCTGGTGCGGGTACAGGCAGAACACGGTCCGCCCGGCGAGCTCCGGCGGGCCCTGCTCGACCTCGCCCACCGCGAGGTAGCCGTACTTCACCGGGGCGGGGAAGTCGCCGTCCTGGAACGGGGCGCGCATCCGCTCGTGCTCGGACTCCGGGACCTCGCCGCGGAACACCAGGGTCTCGGTGCCGCGGCTGACCGCGGTGTACCGGGTGCGCACGAGCACCTCGTCGGGCCCGGGGTCGGGCACCGGCACCGTCCGGATCTCGCCGTGCCCCGGTGCGGCCAGCCAGAACGCCCGTGCCTCGTGCCCCACTCCACCGTCCCCGATCCCGGCGCGCGGCGCGCCGACGGCCCCGACAGTATCCGGACGTATCGGGCGCCTGCCCGGTACACGGAGGTGATCTGATGGACCGGCCGCACGTGCTGGCGTCGGTCGCGATGTCGCTGGACGGCTACATCGACGACGCCGGTCCCGACACGCTGGTGCTCTCCGACGCGGGCGACCTCGACCGCGTCGACGCCGTACGCGCCGGGGTGGACGCGATCCTGGTCGGCGCGGGGACCGTGCGCGCCGACGACCCGCGGTTGCTGGTGCGCTGCGCGGAGCGCCGGGCCGGGCGGGTCGCCGACGGCCGCCCGCCGTCGCCGCGGCGGGTCGTGCTGACCACCGGGTCCTCGCTGGACCCGGCGGCGCGGGTGTTCGCGGGCGGGGACGCGCCGCTGGTGTTCACCGCGGGCCACGCGGCCCCCGCACTGCGGGACCTGCTCGGCGACGCCGCCGAGGTCGTCGCCGCGGGGGACCCGCCGGACCCGTGCGCGGTGCTCGACGACCTGGCCGCCCGCGGCGTGCGACGGCTGCTGGTCGAGGGCGGGGGCGGCGTGCACACCGCGTTCCTCACCGCCGGGCTGGTCGACGAGCTGCACGTGGTCGTCGCGCCGTTCTTCGTCGGCGACGCCCGCGCCCCCCGCTTCGTGCACGACGGCCGGTTCCCGCAGTGCCCGCAGCGCGGCATGTCCCTGGTCGAGGCACGCCCGATGGGGGACCTGGTGCTGCTGCGCTACCGCGCGTCCTGACCGGTCACGAGAACGCGGCCAGGAAGCGGTCCCGGAACTCGGCCATCAGCCACGGCGGCGCGTCCGGCGGCGGGAGCAGCCCGGGCGTCCAGCCCCAGTCGTCGATCCGGTCCAGCACGTCGGTGTCGCGGGTGATGACCGAGACGGGGACGTCGGAGCCCGCGCCGGGCCCGGACACCGTCGCGCCGGGCTCGTGGTCGCCCAGCATCAGGACGACGAGGTCCCGGTCGCCCTCCGGGCGGTCGGCGACCCAGCCGGTGGCGCTGCGCAGCGCGTACTCCAGGGAGGTCAGGTAGTCCCCGCGCAGCGTCTCCCGGTCCAGGGAGAAGATCGTGTCGTAGGACTGCTGGCCGCCGGCGTACGGCCCGTAGACGGCGCCGTCGCCGATCCCGGCCGGGTCCAGCAGCGGGGGCACCGGCGACCACGGCGCGTGGCTGGAGGTCAGCACCACGGTGCCGAGCACCGGGCCCCGGTCGGGGCGGTCGAGCTCGAGCCGGGAGAACGCGTCGAGGGTGTACTGGTCGGGCATCGGGGACCAGCTGAACGGCGGGCCGGTGTAGCCGAGGTCGTCGCCGGCGTACACCCGCTGGTGGCCGAAGAACGCTGCCTCGGGCCACTCCCGCGTCGTCGCCGGGGTGATCACGGTGGTCTCCCACCCGGCGTCGCGGAACGCGCGGGGCAGCGTCAGCCGGTCGGACGCGGTGAGCCGGTCGTGCGCGCCCTGGTCGGCGATGGAGAGCCCGGAGAACAGCGTCGCGTGGGCGAGCCAGCTGCCGCCGCCGCTGATCGGTGCGGTGAGCACGCCGCTGCGCGCGCCGTACCCGGCCGCGGTGAGGCGGGCGTCGGCCTCGGCGAGGACCGGCCGGATCCGGGGCGCCATCGCGGGGGCGTTCTGGGCATTGCGGCCGTAGCTCTCCACGAAGGTGATCACGACGTCCTTGCCGCGCAGCGCGGACAGCAGCGCGTCGGGCGGGGCGCCGTCCCAGCCGTCGCGGGCCAGGCTCTCGGTGAGCTCGCGGCGCTCCCGCAGCGTCTCGGGGACCTGCCGGGCACGGTGCGCGACCTCGGCGACGCCGTCGGCGGCGGCCACCGGCACCCCGGGGACCAGGCGGGCGTCGGCGACCGTGCCCACGACCAGCCAGGCCGCGGCCAGCAGCGCGGCGACGCCGACGGTGGCCCGCCGGTGCCGGGCCGCGAGCCGTCCGAGCCGGACGGCCGCGGCGGCCGTCGCCACGACCAGGCCCACCGCGACGACGGCGGCGAGCACCACGACCGCCGTCCCGGCGGCGCCGGCGGTGCCCTGCAGGAAGTCGTGCGCGTTGCCCAGCAGCGACCAGTCGGACACGGCGTCGAACCGGCGGCCCTGGAAGGTGAGGAACCCGATGTCGGCCAGCTTGAGCAGCCCGAGCGCGGCGAGCAGCGCCCCGGCCAGGGCGGCGGCGACCCGCCGGGCCCGCCCGGGCAGCAGCGCGAGCACCGCGGCCCCGAGGACCGCCTCGATCGGCAGCCGCAGCAGCCCGGCCGGGTCGAGGGCGACCGGGTCGGCGGGCAGCACCAGGATCCCGCCGACGAGCGCGAGACAGAGCGTGGTGAGCAGCGCGGCCCCGGCCCGTCGGGCGTGGAACGGGTGCCGGTCGGCGGCCCGCCACAGCTGCACCACCGACACGCCGAACGACCACACCAGCGCAGCCAGCGCCATCCCGACCGCGGTGAGCGCGACGGCGTCGGGCAACACCCCGGCCGCGGTCACCACGAGCACGATCCCCTGCAGGGCGGCGACGACCTTGGCCGAGTAGCGCGGCGGGAGCTCGCCGCGCAGCCACGGGGCGACCCGCCCGGCGGCGACGAAGGCGTAGCGCAGCAGGCCCAGCGCGGTGACCCACCACTGCCCGGTCGTCGCCGCGACGTGCGCCGACAGCACCATCAGCAGGAAGGCGTCGGTCTCCATGTCGAACCGGGCGCCCAGCGCGGTCGCCGTGCCGGTGCGGCGCGCGACCGGGCCGTCGACGCCGTCGAGGACGAGCGCGACGCCGACGAGCGCCACGAGCGCCACGGTTCCGGCGCCGTCCAGCCCGACCAGCGCGACGACCGCCACGGCGAGCGCCCCCCGGGCCACCGTGACCACCCCGGCCGGGCCGAGCGTGCGCTCCCCGGCGCGGCGCGCGGCCCGCAGCAGCAGCGCCGCGGCGACGACGCCGACGACGGCCGCGCCGGTGACCCGCAGGGCACCGGCCCCGGCCGTCGGCACGAGCACGGCGAGGACGGCCGCGAGCAGCGCCGCGCCCGCCGCGACCTGGAGGGCGACGGGGGCGGTACCGCTGGTCTTCCGGAGCATCAGGTGTCCAGCATGCCCGACTTGTCCGGTGATCGACCCGGCGGTGCGGTCAGGCGGGCACGTGGCGGGCGTAGACGTCGCCCGAGCGGCCCAGCGGGCGGCGCCGGTCGAGCAGGGCGCGGAGCTCGGCGGCGTCCACCCAGCGGTCGCCGGCCGAGGTGTCCCAGGTCATCGTCTCGACGGGGGAGTAGCGGTAGACGTAGCGGCCCAGGGCCTCGATGCGGGCGAGCGACTCCAGGGTCGCGTCGTGTGCGGCGGGCAGGTACTCCACCGACAGCGCGGGCAGCGGGCGCGACAGCCCGTCGAGGACGTCGGCCTCGAAGCCCTCGACGTCGATCTTGCAGAAGGCCGGGACGCCGTACTCGGCGATGAGCGCGTCGAGCGTGCTGACCGGCACCTCGATCGAGGAGTCCCAGGTCACCCGGCTGAACCCGGCGTCGTCGGCGACGGTGTCGCGCCAGCGCTGCGACAGCGTCGAGACGGTGGGGGTGGCGCGGGAGACCCCGAGGCGGGCGGTGCCCGCCGCGGCGCCGAGCGCGAGGGGCAGGACGGTCACGGCGTCGTCGCGGCCGAAGAACAGGCGCAGCAGCCGGGTGAAGTCCGGCTGCGGCTCGACGGCGACCACCCGCGCCCCCAGGGCCCGCCAGGCACGCACCCGGTTGCCGGCGTGCGCGCCGACGTCGAAGGCGAGGTCGCCGGGACGCAGGAACGCGGAGTAGAAGCGGCGCATCCGGCGCTGCCGGCCCGGGATCCCGTGGTAGGTCGCGAGCGAGCGGGCGATGCCGGAGGCACGGGTGAGCACGCCCCGAGCGTAGTGGACGAACGAGGAGGAAACGGACTCGACGGTCAGGGGGTGGCCGGGCTGCGGTCGGCGGTCTCCACGACCCCGGCCAGCAGCGTCCGCTCGGTGACCCCGGCGATCTCCTGCCGGCCGAGCCTGCCGTCGTGCGCGGCGAGCACCGCCCGGGTCAGCAGGGCGTAGAGCGCCTCGGTCATCCACGTCGCGGACTGGGTCACGCAGAAGGCCCCGCTCCGCTGGCCGCGCCGGAACAGCTCGACGAGCAGGGTGTCCATCTCGGCGTAGCGGGCCAGGACCTCGTCGCTGGACTGGATGCGCTCGGCGAGCACCCACAGGTCCACCGAGGGCAGCAGGCCGACGATGACCCGGCGCACCGCCTCGATCGGGTCGCCCTCGTCGGTCCGGGCCTCCCGGATCGCGGCGATCCCGCGCTCCACGCCCATCTCGCTGAGCTCGGAGAGCAGGGCCTCCCGGCCGTCGACGAGCCGGTGCAGGGTCGCCCGGCTGATGCCGGCGCCGGTCGCGATCTCCGACATCGACGC harbors:
- a CDS encoding FkbM family methyltransferase gives rise to the protein MLTRASGIARSLATYHGIPGRQRRMRRFYSAFLRPGDLAFDVGAHAGNRVRAWRALGARVVAVEPQPDFTRLLRLFFGRDDAVTVLPLALGAAAGTARLGVSRATPTVSTLSQRWRDTVADDAGFSRVTWDSSIEVPVSTLDALIAEYGVPAFCKIDVEGFEADVLDGLSRPLPALSVEYLPAAHDATLESLARIEALGRYVYRYSPVETMTWDTSAGDRWVDAAELRALLDRRRPLGRSGDVYARHVPA
- a CDS encoding RibD family protein; this encodes MDRPHVLASVAMSLDGYIDDAGPDTLVLSDAGDLDRVDAVRAGVDAILVGAGTVRADDPRLLVRCAERRAGRVADGRPPSPRRVVLTTGSSLDPAARVFAGGDAPLVFTAGHAAPALRDLLGDAAEVVAAGDPPDPCAVLDDLAARGVRRLLVEGGGGVHTAFLTAGLVDELHVVVAPFFVGDARAPRFVHDGRFPQCPQRGMSLVEARPMGDLVLLRYRAS
- a CDS encoding TetR/AcrR family transcriptional regulator translates to MAIERNDVLLAAATVLVQNPAASMSEIATGAGISRATLHRLVDGREALLSELSEMGVERGIAAIREARTDEGDPIEAVRRVIVGLLPSVDLWVLAERIQSSDEVLARYAEMDTLLVELFRRGQRSGAFCVTQSATWMTEALYALLTRAVLAAHDGRLGRQEIAGVTERTLLAGVVETADRSPATP
- a CDS encoding CDP-alcohol phosphatidyltransferase family protein, whose product is MLRKTSGTAPVALQVAAGAALLAAVLAVLVPTAGAGALRVTGAAVVGVVAAALLLRAARRAGERTLGPAGVVTVARGALAVAVVALVGLDGAGTVALVALVGVALVLDGVDGPVARRTGTATALGARFDMETDAFLLMVLSAHVAATTGQWWVTALGLLRYAFVAAGRVAPWLRGELPPRYSAKVVAALQGIVLVVTAAGVLPDAVALTAVGMALAALVWSFGVSVVQLWRAADRHPFHARRAGAALLTTLCLALVGGILVLPADPVALDPAGLLRLPIEAVLGAAVLALLPGRARRVAAALAGALLAALGLLKLADIGFLTFQGRRFDAVSDWSLLGNAHDFLQGTAGAAGTAVVVLAAVVAVGLVVATAAAAVRLGRLAARHRRATVGVAALLAAAWLVVGTVADARLVPGVPVAAADGVAEVAHRARQVPETLRERRELTESLARDGWDGAPPDALLSALRGKDVVITFVESYGRNAQNAPAMAPRIRPVLAEADARLTAAGYGARSGVLTAPISGGGSWLAHATLFSGLSIADQGAHDRLTASDRLTLPRAFRDAGWETTVITPATTREWPEAAFFGHQRVYAGDDLGYTGPPFSWSPMPDQYTLDAFSRLELDRPDRGPVLGTVVLTSSHAPWSPVPPLLDPAGIGDGAVYGPYAGGQQSYDTIFSLDRETLRGDYLTSLEYALRSATGWVADRPEGDRDLVVLMLGDHEPGATVSGPGAGSDVPVSVITRDTDVLDRIDDWGWTPGLLPPPDAPPWLMAEFRDRFLAAFS